The Achromobacter seleniivolatilans genome has a segment encoding these proteins:
- a CDS encoding DotD/TraH family lipoprotein (Members of this family include DotD of type IVB secretion systems and TraH of plasmid conjugative plasmid systems, both lipoproteins.) produces MARPYGLSSFFHPQQFVRIAAVVAVLATTGCATQSQNLGKPGETAKTVRLQLEGALGRVQSQPTWSDAADAAAPRPNFAGDSISVAWQGDAAVFLNEVARQRFLKFTVTGPQPRMPIYIYVNATQTAYLDLLRDVDKQFGQRANVVLGDGYMELRYR; encoded by the coding sequence ATGGCCAGACCCTACGGTTTATCGAGTTTTTTCCATCCCCAGCAGTTCGTTCGCATTGCGGCGGTCGTCGCTGTGTTGGCCACGACAGGCTGCGCTACGCAGAGTCAGAACCTCGGCAAGCCCGGGGAGACGGCTAAGACGGTGCGACTCCAGCTGGAAGGTGCATTGGGGCGCGTCCAGTCCCAGCCGACTTGGAGCGATGCCGCGGATGCCGCAGCCCCGAGGCCCAACTTTGCAGGCGACTCGATCTCGGTGGCTTGGCAGGGGGACGCCGCGGTTTTTCTTAACGAAGTCGCTCGCCAACGGTTTCTCAAGTTCACGGTGACCGGTCCTCAGCCGCGCATGCCGATCTACATCTACGTCAATGCAACGCAGACGGCTTACCTCGATCTGCTGCGCGACGTTGACAAGCAATTCGGTCAGCGCGCGAACGTCGTCCTCGGCGATGGGTACATGGAACTTCGGTACCGATAG
- the parM gene encoding ParM/StbA family protein encodes MSKEKNLNAVGGDDGHHSIKIAVMQPGAPIKTFVMPARAWPGKLTSAGLTESSTAEGLDKIYMTSDNQYVTITADDLLGKFADTRSNDYPTSATNRALVHYALRQAGVTGPTSLVSGLPVDRFYLGEIPNKELIDAKRQNLLKPITCLADVPVPVIETHQVLSEAVAAFFDQRYDDQGKVNQDFHELSNSAPIAVVDGGGKTLDIAVVREGGTGLYKDMSGTADVGALTLYDRLNQELRKQFSLGQDIAIKYLEQAVKTGEYRLYGKPHDVSKLVEGMLEEFSDQVRFEVSKRLKDASQFGCTLFVGGVAELLGARFRGRVFPGLPEEAIFVPVDPGFANARGMAKAAFLAAQRARM; translated from the coding sequence ATGAGCAAAGAAAAGAACCTGAACGCCGTTGGCGGTGACGATGGGCACCACTCGATCAAGATCGCTGTGATGCAACCTGGTGCGCCGATCAAAACCTTTGTGATGCCGGCGCGCGCATGGCCGGGCAAGCTCACCTCAGCAGGCCTGACCGAGAGCTCCACCGCCGAAGGCTTGGACAAGATCTACATGACCTCCGACAACCAGTACGTCACGATTACGGCTGACGACTTGCTCGGAAAATTTGCAGACACGAGGTCCAATGACTATCCGACGTCGGCCACCAACCGCGCGCTGGTGCATTACGCTCTGCGCCAAGCAGGTGTGACGGGCCCCACCAGTTTGGTATCTGGCCTGCCGGTCGATCGCTTCTATCTGGGCGAGATTCCGAACAAGGAACTGATCGACGCAAAACGCCAGAATCTGCTGAAGCCGATCACTTGTTTGGCGGACGTTCCTGTCCCGGTGATTGAAACGCACCAGGTCCTCTCCGAAGCCGTCGCGGCGTTCTTCGATCAGCGTTACGACGATCAAGGAAAGGTGAATCAAGACTTTCACGAACTGTCGAATTCGGCGCCCATCGCGGTCGTGGACGGCGGGGGCAAGACCCTCGACATCGCTGTGGTGCGTGAGGGCGGGACGGGGCTGTACAAGGACATGTCTGGCACCGCGGATGTGGGTGCGCTTACCCTCTATGACCGGCTGAACCAGGAACTGCGCAAGCAATTCAGCCTGGGCCAGGACATTGCGATCAAGTACCTGGAGCAAGCCGTGAAAACTGGGGAGTACCGTCTGTACGGTAAACCTCACGACGTGAGCAAGCTGGTCGAAGGCATGCTCGAAGAGTTCTCCGACCAGGTCCGTTTCGAGGTGTCCAAGCGTCTGAAGGACGCTTCGCAGTTCGGTTGCACCCTGTTCGTGGGTGGGGTGGCGGAATTGTTGGGTGCACGGTTCCGCGGCCGCGTCTTCCCGGGTTTGCCGGAGGAAGCCATTTTCGTCCCTGTGGATCCGGGCTTCGCCAACGCACGGGGTATGGCCAAAGCCGCGTTCCTGGCGGCCCAGCGCGCGAGAATGTAG
- a CDS encoding toxin co-regulated pilus biosynthesis Q family protein: MKPIAMPIHTLRALLGGVLATALCAPALAFIDERTPPPPAPVPFQPGASPVPIGGAPLTLTTAPASMQPSQGSAAPNGVLSGSFSEMAWLAPVPASAAAGQMPLSIAIMQAVPPVIGTVQLDGDSAAFSRMVVLPSGTSYQAALASAAQQAGVRIERYLKTFRVVDLAGGPAAPAGGPGAGLALSTAGQVTAAEAAPIAEPPRPPFTVSVSDVNLRRTLVRWAKAAGWTFEPEHWQVKVDIPLTASATFSPDFKQSVQDLLSSSELGDTPVHGCFYTNKVLRVVPYTESCDRTGGR, encoded by the coding sequence ATGAAGCCCATCGCGATGCCGATCCACACCCTTCGTGCGCTCTTGGGTGGCGTGCTCGCAACTGCGTTGTGCGCACCCGCCCTGGCGTTTATCGACGAACGGACTCCGCCCCCGCCGGCGCCTGTCCCGTTCCAGCCGGGTGCCTCGCCCGTGCCGATCGGGGGCGCACCCTTGACTCTCACGACAGCACCTGCATCCATGCAGCCGTCGCAAGGTTCAGCGGCACCGAATGGGGTGCTGAGCGGCTCGTTTTCCGAGATGGCCTGGTTGGCGCCTGTGCCAGCCTCAGCCGCGGCGGGGCAAATGCCGCTGTCCATCGCCATCATGCAGGCCGTTCCGCCAGTCATTGGCACGGTGCAGCTGGATGGCGATTCGGCGGCGTTCTCTCGCATGGTCGTCTTGCCGTCCGGAACTTCCTACCAGGCCGCTCTGGCCTCTGCCGCGCAACAGGCTGGCGTTCGCATTGAGCGGTATCTGAAAACCTTCCGCGTCGTTGACCTGGCCGGCGGGCCGGCCGCCCCCGCGGGTGGGCCGGGCGCTGGTCTGGCGCTTTCCACCGCAGGCCAAGTGACCGCGGCAGAAGCGGCCCCGATCGCGGAGCCACCGCGCCCCCCGTTCACCGTATCGGTGAGCGATGTGAATTTGCGCCGCACGCTAGTGCGCTGGGCAAAGGCCGCAGGCTGGACCTTTGAACCTGAACACTGGCAGGTCAAAGTCGATATCCCGCTGACCGCTTCGGCCACGTTCAGTCCCGACTTCAAGCAGTCCGTCCAAGACCTGCTGTCATCCAGCGAGTTGGGCGACACGCCTGTGCATGGCTGCTTCTACACCAACAAGGTCCTCCGGGTCGTTCCTTACACCGAGTCTTGCGATCGCACTGGGGGCCGTTAA
- a CDS encoding ATPase, T2SS/T4P/T4SS family produces MALFDGARQLEKLDLPPSFTRQELELVLQKTHAMGISDLTLQSKDFLFGHDQGKWVCLNDRRLEHRELEQCLAHLYNSSTGSARLLDRDFLDFAAVLQETPNAETWIRFRGNATAGYINGASKGFSITLRRIPGTPPKFEDLRLPDELRQNFLVSEGLVAVIGTTGSGKTTLLAAANRARLEGDDPVRILIYEDTQEYIYDGLAGGRMPEPVQVIIGEHLKSYDQAGPNAMRRKGDVIVVGETRDRASMTSCFEMASTGHATYHTAHCKNPDNYFTRVVNMFPEDVQPDRASQLIEVLRLVVGQKLYRGRDGRKHSLQSWVLMDRECQEKLEAVDFKDRAREIRGIVEARGAAYRLQALPEVREGLMTFRTYLAITGMTSSEALEFLRLHGIDGQSLPENEYQVKAVA; encoded by the coding sequence ATGGCACTCTTTGACGGCGCGCGGCAGTTGGAGAAGCTTGATCTGCCGCCCAGTTTCACAAGGCAGGAGCTCGAGCTCGTCCTCCAGAAGACGCACGCGATGGGCATTTCGGACCTGACTCTTCAGTCGAAGGATTTCTTGTTCGGTCACGATCAAGGAAAGTGGGTTTGCTTGAACGATCGGCGGCTGGAACACAGGGAATTGGAGCAGTGCTTAGCTCACCTGTACAACTCCTCGACGGGAAGTGCGCGCCTGCTGGACCGAGACTTTCTCGATTTCGCCGCGGTACTGCAGGAAACGCCAAACGCGGAAACTTGGATTCGCTTCCGGGGGAATGCGACCGCTGGCTACATCAACGGAGCCTCCAAAGGGTTCTCCATCACCCTTCGCCGCATTCCGGGAACGCCCCCGAAATTCGAAGACCTCCGGCTCCCGGATGAACTGCGGCAGAATTTCCTTGTGTCGGAAGGCCTGGTCGCCGTCATCGGCACCACCGGCTCCGGCAAGACCACACTTCTCGCAGCTGCCAATCGGGCTCGCCTTGAGGGCGACGATCCGGTTCGGATTCTCATTTATGAGGACACGCAGGAGTACATCTACGACGGCCTGGCCGGCGGCCGCATGCCTGAGCCGGTGCAGGTCATCATCGGTGAACATCTGAAATCGTATGACCAGGCGGGCCCTAACGCTATGCGCCGTAAAGGTGACGTGATCGTCGTGGGCGAAACGCGTGACCGAGCGTCGATGACGTCCTGCTTTGAAATGGCCTCCACTGGCCATGCGACTTACCACACGGCCCATTGCAAGAACCCGGACAACTACTTCACGCGGGTCGTGAACATGTTCCCTGAAGATGTCCAGCCGGACCGCGCTTCCCAGTTGATAGAAGTGCTGCGCCTGGTCGTTGGGCAAAAACTCTATCGAGGGAGGGACGGGCGCAAACACTCCCTCCAATCGTGGGTGCTCATGGACCGAGAGTGCCAGGAGAAGCTCGAAGCTGTCGACTTCAAGGACCGCGCCCGTGAGATCCGAGGAATCGTCGAAGCCCGCGGCGCGGCCTATCGGCTCCAGGCTCTGCCAGAGGTGCGAGAAGGCTTAATGACGTTCCGTACCTATCTGGCCATCACGGGCATGACGTCTTCCGAGGCGCTGGAATTTCTGCGTCTTCACGGTATTGACGGTCAGTCGCTACCCGAGAACGAGTACCAGGTAAAGGCCGTGGCATGA
- a CDS encoding UvrD-helicase domain-containing protein: MIDDESTVVVAVALAGSGKTTASIAFTLARPHEKALYVCFAKANADEAAGRFPRHHVECRTGHALAYARLDARTRARVPKFWNARTITEDVLGLTGNKLSWNDVSIVQRMFKDFFADTAPEIDAQVHSVSARAADPRVSEAKLQICAEKANALWQDMCNSAGRCRIPHDGYLKRFILARPNLGFDRLIFEEAQDGNPLMAALVRQQLEYGAKLLIIGDPHQSIYKFRGAYNIFQDLPAGASVHKLTNTWRFGPATAEKVNLLLAAFKPDEPARVVGCGQDRSWDDSATTTYLARTNAKLFEMAVAHVESKETPIYWVGGIAKYRVHMLLDAYALWEGRTNDAKDEFFRGIYSWDELRKYAESTNDPDARILHALVEQYQHRIPDLVERINAQVSETIDRAGIGLGTGHSAKGLEFPQVQLCDDFDKSFERALTAYQSGEVTPEDEQEINLLYVALSRAKYCVQPNPGLQSWMQEERFRQQEAAAQHLHSHFMTMADRP; this comes from the coding sequence GTGATCGACGATGAGTCGACCGTCGTTGTGGCGGTTGCCCTGGCGGGCAGTGGGAAGACGACGGCTTCGATCGCTTTTACGCTGGCCAGGCCGCATGAGAAGGCGTTGTATGTGTGCTTTGCGAAAGCGAACGCCGACGAAGCCGCCGGGCGCTTTCCACGGCACCATGTGGAGTGTCGGACGGGCCATGCCCTCGCCTACGCGCGTCTCGATGCCCGCACAAGGGCTCGCGTGCCGAAGTTCTGGAATGCTCGCACTATCACCGAGGATGTTCTGGGCCTAACTGGCAACAAGCTGAGTTGGAATGATGTGTCCATCGTCCAACGAATGTTCAAGGACTTCTTCGCAGACACCGCCCCCGAGATTGACGCGCAGGTCCATAGCGTCAGCGCGCGAGCTGCCGACCCACGGGTGAGCGAGGCCAAGCTGCAGATTTGCGCCGAGAAGGCGAATGCCCTATGGCAAGACATGTGCAACTCGGCTGGGCGCTGCCGCATTCCTCACGACGGATACCTGAAGCGCTTCATCCTCGCGAGGCCGAATCTCGGCTTCGACCGCCTTATCTTTGAGGAAGCCCAGGACGGAAATCCCCTGATGGCAGCACTCGTTCGTCAGCAGTTGGAATACGGGGCAAAACTCCTGATCATCGGAGATCCCCACCAGTCGATCTACAAATTCCGCGGCGCATACAACATCTTTCAGGATTTGCCCGCGGGCGCTTCGGTCCACAAGCTGACGAACACGTGGCGCTTCGGGCCGGCGACGGCAGAGAAGGTCAACCTGTTGTTGGCGGCATTCAAGCCGGATGAACCTGCACGAGTCGTGGGGTGTGGCCAGGACCGTTCTTGGGATGATTCGGCGACGACCACTTACCTGGCGCGCACCAACGCCAAGCTCTTTGAGATGGCTGTAGCTCACGTGGAATCGAAGGAAACTCCCATCTACTGGGTGGGCGGAATTGCGAAGTACCGCGTGCATATGCTGCTCGACGCCTACGCGTTGTGGGAAGGCCGCACCAATGATGCGAAGGATGAGTTCTTCCGCGGAATCTACAGCTGGGATGAGCTGCGGAAGTATGCGGAAAGCACGAACGATCCAGACGCGAGAATTCTCCACGCGCTGGTGGAGCAGTACCAGCATCGCATCCCTGATCTCGTGGAGCGCATCAACGCGCAAGTGTCCGAGACGATAGATCGGGCCGGTATTGGTTTGGGGACGGGCCATAGTGCAAAAGGCCTCGAATTCCCCCAGGTGCAGCTGTGCGACGACTTCGACAAGTCGTTCGAGCGGGCTCTGACGGCATACCAGTCGGGCGAGGTGACCCCGGAAGACGAACAGGAAATCAACCTCTTGTATGTCGCGCTTTCTCGCGCGAAGTACTGCGTACAGCCGAACCCCGGCTTGCAGTCATGGATGCAGGAGGAGCGGTTTAGACAACAGGAAGCCGCAGCGCAGCACCTCCATTCCCATTTCATGACCATGGCCGACCGGCCGTAG
- a CDS encoding type II secretion system protein GspD: protein MKMNDKRFVLRTVGLVVALAALSGCSAIQKSDQVLDASRRARDDVASKIGDYKSRITDRDRRMQANQVDKPWIVGKSVPLGREVTLPAALRRDVNTALMFKGGPTSLQTIAERIQLATGINTRVTPDALMAQEAFAPRLESEKSENLTPLVAMPSVAQLPDGVRPLAEALDAVANRLAVHWKYDDKTAAIVFYRVETKAFNVRALLTTATVNAGIGLDGKSGGSGGADGKSGSDFDSTSKTEFKGDEKVNPIEAVMSKVKPFLSKAGSIVAQPSGTNSIVVTDTVEVLRNIDEFLERENRMLTRRVRLVFEEVVVSMNDQHDGRIDWKLVYATASAAAAGAAPTGAVGAAAGTVASGTVGSGPFKGSDAIIQALDEIGATTRSTAIPLSALNRRPITYADRKTFSYINEVQTTGLSSSDSSSGSFSTVPNVSVRQKDVTVGQFLTIVPDAQDDGQILLTISYDSTINDPLQTIKFGDAKNGIEIQQLTVRGNGMVQQVALQSGQPLVIAGFQKDQDQTSRQRFDEKAPILFGGSNTTNNQKLYNLIIVTAQVEEGL, encoded by the coding sequence ATGAAGATGAATGACAAACGCTTCGTCCTGCGCACGGTAGGCCTGGTGGTAGCGCTCGCGGCGCTAAGCGGATGCTCCGCCATCCAGAAATCCGACCAGGTGCTAGATGCGTCCAGGCGCGCCCGTGACGACGTGGCGTCCAAGATTGGGGATTACAAGTCCAGGATCACGGACCGTGACCGGCGTATGCAGGCCAACCAGGTGGACAAGCCCTGGATCGTCGGCAAATCTGTCCCGTTGGGACGGGAAGTAACTCTCCCGGCGGCGCTTCGACGTGACGTGAACACCGCGCTCATGTTCAAGGGCGGCCCGACCTCGCTGCAGACAATCGCGGAACGAATCCAGCTCGCCACCGGCATCAACACACGTGTCACTCCGGACGCACTAATGGCGCAGGAAGCTTTCGCCCCTCGGCTGGAGAGTGAGAAGTCGGAGAACTTGACGCCGCTGGTGGCGATGCCGAGCGTGGCCCAATTGCCCGACGGCGTACGGCCCCTCGCGGAAGCACTCGATGCTGTGGCGAACCGTCTAGCCGTTCACTGGAAGTACGACGACAAGACTGCGGCGATTGTGTTCTACCGCGTGGAAACGAAGGCATTTAACGTGCGCGCGTTGCTAACGACCGCTACGGTCAACGCGGGCATTGGGCTGGACGGAAAGTCGGGCGGCAGCGGTGGCGCGGATGGCAAGTCTGGCAGCGATTTCGACTCAACATCGAAGACAGAATTCAAGGGGGACGAAAAGGTCAATCCTATTGAAGCAGTTATGAGCAAGGTGAAGCCGTTCCTGAGCAAGGCGGGCAGTATTGTCGCGCAGCCGAGCGGCACGAACTCGATCGTGGTCACGGATACGGTCGAAGTTCTGCGCAACATTGACGAATTCCTCGAACGTGAGAATCGGATGCTGACGCGACGAGTGCGGCTGGTCTTTGAGGAAGTGGTGGTGTCGATGAACGACCAGCATGATGGTCGAATCGATTGGAAGTTGGTCTACGCGACCGCTAGCGCGGCAGCCGCCGGCGCAGCTCCGACTGGTGCCGTGGGCGCTGCGGCTGGCACGGTTGCGTCTGGAACGGTCGGTAGCGGACCGTTCAAGGGGTCGGACGCAATCATCCAAGCGCTTGACGAGATCGGCGCAACCACACGCTCGACGGCAATCCCGCTGTCGGCGCTAAATCGCCGTCCGATCACCTATGCGGATCGAAAGACCTTTTCGTATATCAACGAGGTTCAGACGACAGGCCTGAGTTCGTCGGATTCGAGCAGCGGCTCGTTCAGCACGGTGCCAAACGTGTCCGTCCGTCAGAAAGATGTCACCGTTGGCCAGTTTCTGACCATCGTGCCCGATGCACAGGACGACGGGCAGATCCTGCTCACGATCTCCTACGACAGCACGATCAATGACCCGCTGCAAACGATCAAGTTCGGCGACGCGAAGAACGGAATCGAAATTCAGCAGCTGACCGTGCGCGGCAACGGCATGGTGCAGCAGGTGGCGTTGCAGTCTGGCCAGCCTCTGGTGATTGCAGGCTTCCAGAAGGACCAGGACCAGACGTCGCGCCAACGGTTCGATGAGAAGGCGCCGATTCTCTTCGGCGGCTCCAACACGACAAACAATCAGAAGCTCTACAACCTGATCATCGTCACCGCCCAGGTGGAAGAAGGACTCTGA
- a CDS encoding helix-turn-helix domain-containing protein: MAAKHSLAAALRTVRKARRLSQEAFSDVSSRTYLSVLERDLKSPTLSKLTDICEVLRVHPVTLLVLAYSEGAPDGAQSVLNEVMEELRELRESSEI; encoded by the coding sequence GTGGCAGCGAAGCACTCTCTTGCAGCGGCATTGAGAACGGTGAGAAAGGCCCGTCGCTTAAGCCAGGAAGCCTTCTCGGATGTATCGAGCCGAACGTATCTGAGCGTGCTCGAGCGGGATTTGAAAAGCCCAACACTTAGCAAGTTAACGGACATCTGTGAGGTTCTAAGGGTGCACCCCGTCACGTTGTTGGTCCTAGCCTATAGCGAGGGTGCTCCTGACGGTGCGCAGTCAGTGTTGAATGAAGTCATGGAAGAGCTCCGCGAACTTCGAGAATCTTCTGAAATCTAG
- a CDS encoding helix-turn-helix domain-containing protein: protein MRAQKKTWIGPPRQLIRLARWQADGWTAIEISAKPSKTTIFGVNAMNKAPGLAPETKKRLTLFAGRLRAARKARGWTQERLATVAGLGVSTVRAVEHGEPTPAMGSYLAILWALDLDSAVDLLVPPDLSNGGSGSPSIDTNF, encoded by the coding sequence ATGCGAGCCCAGAAGAAGACCTGGATCGGTCCACCTCGGCAGTTGATTCGCCTGGCTCGCTGGCAGGCAGATGGGTGGACTGCGATAGAAATCAGTGCTAAACCATCGAAAACAACCATTTTCGGTGTCAACGCAATGAATAAAGCCCCCGGTCTTGCCCCTGAGACCAAAAAACGACTGACCCTGTTCGCTGGGCGTCTCAGGGCAGCACGAAAGGCACGAGGTTGGACACAAGAGCGTCTGGCCACCGTCGCAGGACTCGGCGTGTCTACGGTACGCGCGGTTGAGCACGGCGAACCTACCCCCGCCATGGGGAGCTATCTGGCAATCCTATGGGCACTCGACCTGGACAGCGCCGTCGACCTTCTCGTTCCTCCCGATCTCTCCAACGGCGGATCTGGTTCGCCTTCCATCGACACGAATTTCTGA
- a CDS encoding M23 family metallopeptidase yields the protein MARLAWQEAPSALPVPVQGVMPARLADTWGAARAGGRRHEGIDIFAARGTPVLSTTEGVVMQVGTNVLGGQVVWVLGPGRQRHYYADLDGYADIQRGQLVAAGDVLGYVGNTGNAKGTPPHLHYGVYDGGAINPYGLLMAAPSISRSLTERR from the coding sequence ATGGCGAGGCTGGCATGGCAGGAAGCGCCTTCCGCATTGCCGGTTCCGGTGCAAGGCGTGATGCCTGCCCGGCTGGCCGATACCTGGGGGGCGGCGCGCGCGGGGGGGCGGAGGCATGAAGGCATCGACATCTTCGCGGCCCGCGGGACGCCCGTGCTCTCCACAACGGAAGGCGTCGTCATGCAGGTCGGCACCAACGTTCTGGGCGGGCAAGTGGTGTGGGTGCTGGGGCCCGGCCGCCAGCGGCATTACTACGCAGACCTGGACGGCTATGCGGATATCCAACGCGGACAACTGGTCGCCGCGGGCGATGTGCTGGGGTATGTCGGCAATACTGGCAACGCCAAGGGCACACCGCCGCATTTGCACTATGGAGTCTATGACGGCGGGGCAATCAACCCCTACGGCTTGCTCATGGCAGCCCCTTCGATTTCTCGCAGCCTCACGGAGCGGCGATAA
- a CDS encoding type IV secretory system conjugative DNA transfer family protein yields MQAKQQYCSAEGFRKILLGAAIAAAFAGAPCGALAQQSEALNSLMNASASRAAPRISPVREAILRPTAQALGTQTGMIEAANEILQVVNDMGGTMDRTFRFGDLVMGQGVLPPVVVASHNSASLGESGKMMRVAGSVYKLEEPARFFTGAPSWRDWLLMGLLAQSDAPDLPDNPQLLPQDDKERAYWQDIVQKSYLQGREQAVRIFEENLAGLERTYLGMRTFYELHGRGLVSLPRLATSQDVVNQTDPNTIVVGDTVFRITVPSAFNTDTGRWKPTTGTAPTPSIPSQSTNLANPAFKPYVPASGQGAAPPIVPNGVVQTAPVTNAAPQTAPAAPGWNGAMQQPQAAPVGEEQVIRIRIGQDGGATDASAYAPRPVPAVNPYRTAASMLSSAAFNADLPAMLPVRHAPQMVVQSGLQPYELLPYGEQAAEQQLPRAMSAPPTQHTGANPSAEEAARLRAEIYAKAFADEFQRAYAAAASGVQQRVGATSSARTTEMRTPAPAARTAVAKVAAPNRAAAALDSYAVQPGDTAYSLAARFGVSWQALLQKNGLQGPADVVPGMTLRIRASRS; encoded by the coding sequence ATGCAAGCGAAACAGCAATATTGCTCGGCGGAAGGCTTCCGCAAGATTCTGCTGGGGGCGGCGATTGCCGCAGCGTTCGCGGGCGCGCCGTGCGGCGCCCTCGCGCAGCAGAGCGAGGCGCTCAATTCTTTGATGAACGCCTCCGCAAGCCGGGCGGCGCCGCGAATATCACCGGTTCGGGAGGCGATCTTGCGTCCGACCGCCCAAGCCCTTGGCACGCAGACCGGCATGATCGAGGCCGCGAACGAGATCCTGCAAGTTGTCAACGATATGGGCGGCACGATGGATCGGACCTTCCGATTCGGCGATCTAGTCATGGGTCAAGGTGTTCTGCCTCCCGTTGTCGTGGCATCCCACAACTCCGCCTCCCTCGGTGAAAGCGGCAAGATGATGCGTGTTGCGGGCAGTGTCTACAAGCTCGAAGAGCCTGCTCGCTTTTTCACCGGAGCGCCGTCGTGGCGCGATTGGCTGCTGATGGGGCTGTTGGCCCAGTCTGACGCCCCCGACCTGCCCGATAACCCACAACTGCTGCCTCAGGACGACAAAGAGCGCGCGTACTGGCAGGACATTGTTCAGAAGTCCTACCTCCAGGGGCGCGAGCAGGCTGTACGGATCTTCGAAGAGAACCTGGCCGGCCTGGAACGAACCTATCTGGGAATGCGCACGTTCTATGAACTGCACGGACGTGGACTCGTGTCGCTTCCGCGGCTGGCCACATCCCAGGATGTCGTCAACCAGACGGACCCGAACACGATCGTTGTCGGCGACACGGTGTTTCGTATCACAGTGCCGAGCGCGTTCAACACGGATACAGGTCGCTGGAAGCCGACTACCGGCACCGCACCTACGCCATCCATCCCCTCGCAGAGTACAAATCTGGCCAACCCCGCCTTCAAGCCGTACGTGCCGGCTTCTGGGCAAGGCGCCGCCCCCCCGATTGTTCCGAATGGCGTCGTTCAAACAGCACCGGTGACGAATGCCGCACCGCAAACGGCGCCTGCAGCTCCTGGCTGGAACGGGGCAATGCAACAGCCACAGGCCGCTCCCGTTGGAGAGGAGCAGGTGATCCGAATTCGCATTGGGCAAGATGGCGGGGCGACTGATGCCTCCGCATATGCTCCCAGGCCGGTGCCCGCGGTGAACCCCTACCGCACGGCCGCCTCGATGCTCAGCAGTGCGGCCTTCAACGCAGACCTCCCAGCAATGCTTCCCGTCCGACATGCGCCTCAGATGGTGGTGCAGTCCGGCTTGCAGCCTTACGAGTTGCTGCCGTACGGGGAGCAGGCCGCCGAGCAACAACTGCCGCGCGCGATGTCGGCACCGCCTACTCAGCACACGGGCGCCAATCCCTCAGCGGAGGAAGCAGCGCGGCTGCGCGCCGAGATCTACGCAAAGGCGTTTGCAGACGAATTCCAGCGCGCCTATGCCGCCGCCGCAAGCGGCGTGCAGCAGCGCGTGGGGGCTACCTCATCCGCGCGCACAACGGAGATGAGGACACCGGCGCCAGCGGCCAGGACGGCCGTTGCCAAAGTGGCAGCACCCAACAGGGCGGCGGCAGCGTTGGATTCCTACGCAGTCCAACCGGGCGATACAGCCTATTCGCTCGCAGCGCGCTTCGGGGTGAGCTGGCAGGCTCTCCTGCAAAAGAATGGCCTGCAGGGGCCTGCTGATGTCGTTCCTGGCATGACCCTCCGTATCCGCGCGAGCAGGAGCTGA